In Arachis hypogaea cultivar Tifrunner chromosome 7, arahy.Tifrunner.gnm2.J5K5, whole genome shotgun sequence, the genomic window TTAATGGCTTTTTCTAAATTCTCACAATTATTCCTTTTTCCATCGaatgaaacaaagaaaaataaagctTAAGAACCAGAATATTCAATAAAAAAACATGAAGGAGAACAAATAAAATAGCTTAAAAGCTATAAAGCATAACTCGATTTTAAAACTCTCTAATGTTTTCTTTCATCTTGACGGAATGTTCCCTTTAGTGTATGTGTATTTCTTTCAAAACTTCAGACTTAAGTGGTGAGGGTGCTGAATAGATTCAGATTTGTGGGTTCTCTCTCCTTGCTTCAATCTTTGGTTGATTACCCCCTTTATGTATGGGGTAATGTCTCTAAAGCTTGATTAGAGGTAAGAGTCAATACCTTAAGCATTGAACCagatgagttcttcttcttctcccaaaaaaTTAAAGCAGAAAATCAAGGTTGAAAATCAAAGTTGAATGTCGCAGAAGAGAGACGGACAGTAGCAGTGACTTGGTCATGAGACCTTTAATGGGCTTGTCAAATCAACACTCTCAATATTGTGTTTTGGCCCCAAGTTTTATTTTTAATCCTTGGATGTGAATCAGAAAAAATaacctccatttctcttcttcttactCGAATAGTGTTTCTTCTCTAAAGGAGCTACAACAAGCTATTGTGTGTGCACAAAAATGGTAAATTGACTTTACCTTTTTCTTTTGAACATCCTTAACTTAAAGGTTTGATTTTGACTTCGTTGATTTGACTTAGCCTCTAATAATATTTCGCTTTTTCCGCGTGTTCCTCTTTGGTGCTTCATCAAAAAATGAAGCACTTCTTCATTTCAGTTTGAACTGAACTTGTTTGTTTGCTTGTGAAGTTCAGCAATGTTTGATGTAGTGCAGTCTCTAATTCGTTTGCCTAAAAATTAGCAGCATTAAGCTTTTTTTAATAGTCTTTTTTGGACTAAGTTTAGTTCGATATTTAACATATTAATCCTTATTATGAGCCTACACAATACAACACACttcaaagaattttaaatttttaattcaactaaatataatgtgtttaattgtttttactaaaaatatgattattattttttaaactcaaaaaatattattcaaatttttttaaaattattttttatcttaaattataaatcataaattttaaattctaaattttaaactctaaattctaaGAATTTAACTTTTATATACTGATTCAGTGTAAAAGAAATTTGTcatgtattaataaaaataacaaattttgaaactaactatttaaaaagttatctaaatatataaatctaattaaatGACAGTATAAAattattgcatgaaattaaatttaaattataaattttaatcttaaaCCTTAAACTATCaagagaattaaaaaataaatgttataataaataaaaaattacttatgtTAGTTAATTAAAGTTAGTTcttgatatttatttttattgaataaaattttattttttgttggaaGAAGATAATAGTGCACAAATAATAATTTTcggttaaaaaaaatcaaaaagagaAAAAGTGAAAATGTTATATAAAAAGAGTAGCGAAATTAGATATTTAGTTGAAAAgttggataaaaataataaaaaaaagtgagagtaagaaaaatatttaaaagattttattaaaaaatattcaaaaaatatgtattatataAAGAAGGTGTGGGttgacaaaatgaaaaaaaacggtAACAAATACTTATCtgaatagtattttttatttgttattcactttctatttaacattcttaatatTTGATAATGATACCAGTATAATACAAGAATAGTGGCAAGATTAGTTTGGTTAGTTATCAAGAAGAATGTGCTGTCTTTCTGAAGAAATAGAAAATATCTTTTATATAAATACTACTTTTATATCAGTAACTAGTAACAAGTAATAATACAACTCTGCAGAATTTATTTTCACATGCAATTTTACTCTTCATACACAAATTCTATCATGGTATCAGAGTTTAGTTTCAAGATTCATGGCTGCTTTAATTCCTTTCTCATCCaccatctcttcttcctctatcAACCTATCAATTCCCACCATTTACAAACTCAATGAAAATACCCATCGCACATGGCAGCAATTGGCTCTCCATGTAACCAATGCAAAAAGATTAGGTAATCATCTTGATACAACTAAAATTCTAACTCAAATTGATAGTGAGGCTGCACGTCTTGCTAGAAGTGAATCTACTGCTTATACCGAATGGAAAGTGAAAGATAACAGCCTCATGACGTGGCTTCTAAGCTCCATtaataattcattcaaaaaccaaatgTTAGATTGTGCTTATGCTCATCAAGTATGGACAAAGATTCAAGATTACTTCGCTAAAGTGTTCAAGATTCGTGTTCAACAATTAAGTGCTCAACTTAAGACAATTCGCAAGCAAGGTCTTTCTGTAAAAGAATATCTCAAACAGATTAGAGAAATTGTTGATGCTTTGACCTCTTATAGACATGTATTATCTCTTGATGATCATGTCACAGCCATAACCGAAGCTCTAAATGAGAAGTATGCATTATACATATCCTCCATGACTAAATCTGATTCACTTTCTTTGATTGAGATTGAAGGCTTATTACTAGCACATGAAGTAATGTTTGAAAGATTTAGAAAAACTAAATTAGGTGTAGTTCATGCAAATTATACCCATACACAAGATCAATTTGGTAGAGGATCTTCAAGACCACCCTTTGAAGGACGCAGAGGATGCGGTGGAAGATTCTCTTGTGCTAgcaaatttttcaattttgatcAACGACCTTGGTGTTAAGTGTGTTATCGATTTGGCCATACCGTAATGACTTGTTTTTACCGATTTGATTCTTCTTCTCAACAATCTATCCTGAATCTATCTCAATCTGCATATCAGGCTCCATCACCTCCACCATCCACTTTTCATAATTCCAGAACATATTTGGCTACTCCTTCAACATTTTCTGATTCAATGTGGCTACTTGATATTGCTGCTAGCCATCATGTCACTGGTGATGCTTAGAATCTACTATGTCATCTGAATATAATGGCTCAGAACAAATTATGTTAGGTAATGGTAAAGGTGTGAGTATTACACACTATGataaaaattatttgattaatcTTGATACCATAGAACTTTCTTGTTGGATAAACTCTTACATTCACCTGACATTGCACACAATCTTATTAGTGTAAGAAAATTTGCAGCTGATAACAATTGTTATTTTGAATTTCATGCCGATTTTTGCCTTATTAAATCTTAAAAAACTCAGGAGGTTCTATTCCGAAGAACACCTAGACAAGAAATTTATGTGTTTAAACATGTTGTTGTGCCTTCTTCTAGTCCAAATAATATTTCCTCTAATATGAATTCTAGTAATCATGTACCTAGGGTGTTTCTTGCAAAATTTGATCCTTATAAGTTGTGGCACCATCGATTATGCCATTATGCCTCAAAAACAGTTCTAAGTGTAATGAATAAATGAAATATGCATGTCTCTTTTAATATTGTTCCATCTAATGTGTGTGAATTTTGTTGCAATACAAAGATGCATCTTCTTCCTTTTAATCTTGATAAATATAATTACACTGCTCATTTAAATATGGTTTACTCATATTTATGGGGGCCTGCTCCGGTAACTTTATATCAtggtttcaattattatatctCTTTTGTTGATGCCTTTAGTAGGTATACTTATATATATTTGCTGCATTCAAAGTCTCAAGTTTTTCAGATTTTCTTGCAATATAAAACTATGTTAGAGAAGCATACAGGTTTCAAGCTTAAGCAATTTTAAACTGATCATGGGCGCGAGTATTTGTCACAAACTTTTACACAATATCTCGTTGATCAAGGCATTGAGCACATGTATTCTTGCCCATATACACATCAACAAAATGGAAGGGCTGAGCGCAAGCATCGCCACATCACAGAGACTGGTTTGGTAATACTTGCTACAACATATCTTCTCTTAATTCACTGGGATGACACTTTCCTCTCAGCCACATACATCATCAATTGTCTTCCATCTCCCAATACAAACTTGGTAACTCCTTTTGAACTTTTGCACTCTAAAAAACTAGATTATGAATTTTTGCGAGTGTTTAGTTGTGCATGCTTTCCATGCTTAAAATTTTAttctcaaataaaattaaatttcaaatctcaatTATCAGTTTTTTTTGGATATGCTCCTCACTATAAAAGATATAAATGCCTTACAAAGTCTGGCAAAATCATTATCACTTGCCATGTGATTTTTTATTAGCAACGCTTTTCTTATGCAAAATTATTCTCCACTGATTCTGCTTCTGAGATCAGAACCTATTTTTTCCATACTTCTCTTGTTTTTTCTTTGGGCACTGCCACCTCCATTGTACCATCTAATTCAACCCTTAATTTATTTCCTGATTCTTCTCATAATTTACCTACACCAACTACACCCCACCGTCCTTATCTAATCCTTCTTTTTCTAATAATAAACTTCATCCTAGTAGTATTCCTGTCTCAGATATCGAGATAAAATTTGGTAATGCACCTAAAACTCATATTAAACCCAAAAATCATGTTATGCAAACTAGATTGAAATCGGGTATTAGAAAACCCAAGTTATATCACACATTGGTAACTCCTCAACttgatttgattaataaaattctCTCTAATGTGACTCAAACTTTACAATCTAAACATTGGCATCAAGTAATGATTGAAAAACTAAATGCTCTATACAAGACCAATACATGATCTATTGTTGCTGCACCTATAAACACTAAAGTGATAGGCTGTAGATGGCTATTTGTCATTAAACGCCATTCAaatggtgcaatcatgaagtatAAGGCAAGATTAGTTgctaaagaaaattataaaatagaGAGCATTGACTATGATTAAGTTTTTGTTCCCATTATCAAACTTACAACTATTCGGGTTATTCTTACAATTACATTGAAAAATCAATGACAAATTCGTCAATTTGATTTTAACAATTCATTTTTTAATGGAAATTTGAATGAACTTGTTTTTATGAAATAACCACCAGGCTTTATACAAGGTGATGCTGCCCAGGTTTATAAATTACACAAGTCTTTATATGGACTCAAGCAAGCTCCAAGATCATAATTTCTTAAACTTTCTTCTACTCTAACACAATTTGGATTCATCAAAATCAGGTCAGATTTTTCTTTATTTACTAAACATGATGGTGATCTTAATTTATATATCCTTGTTTATGTTGCTAATATACTAATTACTGGAAATAATTCAAAAGCCATACAGTCGACTATTGATCAATTAAACAATGTCTTTTTTCTCAAAGACCTAGGTAAATTTAGCTTCTTCCTAGGAATAGAGGAAAACAAATTAGAATCTGGTGCTGTCCACCTTTCTCAAATGAAATATATTAGTGACCTTCTTCAAAGAGTGGGCATGAAAGAATCTAAAGCGGTTTCTATACTCATGACTACCTATGTTAAGTTGTCCAAAAATGGagagaataaatttaaaaattcttctCTTTATAAGTCGATCATGGACTCCCTTCAATATGCTACTCTCACCCGTCTTGACATAACTTTTTTGGTAAATAAATTGTGTCAATATATGCAGAGACCTCTCATTAGTCATTGAAAATGTGTTAAGAGATTATTACGTTACCTCTCTGGAACTATTACTCATGATCTTGTATTTCATGCTAGCAATGACTTACATTTATTTGCTTTTGCAGGCTCTGATTGGGGTTTGGATTTGGATGACCGTCGTTCTACGTGTGGTTATTGCATTTATATAGAATCAAATCTTGTCTCATGGTCAAGTCAGAAGTAAGCATCCGTTAATAGATCAAGCACGGAGGACGAATACTGTGCTCTTACTGCCGCAGACTTAGAAGTTATTTGGATCCAAAATCTATTACAAGAATTGAGAGTGAAGATTACATTAACACCAATTTTATACTGTGACAATGAAAATGCTGTCCTCTTATCCGTAAATCCAATTTTGCATAGCAAAACCAAACATTTTGAGTTTGATCTACACTTTGTGAAAGATAGAGTAAATCAACATAAACTACATGTGGTACATATAAGAGCCATTGACCAGATAGTTGATATATTTACAAAGTctattttcttaaatttattcACAAAATTTAGTACCAAACTTAAGATTATTCTTAAAGCCACCTTAACTTTGAGGGGCTGATAATGATACCAgtataataaaagaataatagtaaaattaatttgattaattatcAAGAAGAGTATGTTatcttcttaaaaaaataattttttttgtataaatactacttttatatcaataattaataacaaacaatAATACAATTCTACAAAATTTATTTTCACATGCAATTTTACTCCTCAATCCTCATACACAAATTCTATCAATATCCAACTTACATGTCTTAAGGAATCTTTCAATTTTGcttaaaaaatatatgatgaaGAGAAATTACATTTTATCTTATCAATTATGAGAAATTACATTTCATCCAATCTTTTCGAGGTAGCTAAGTTGAATTATTAAAGGCATAACTTAAAGTCAATGGTGGGTGGCATTTAATTTGTGGTCCATGTGTGTATGCCTTAAGCTCTTAAGCTGATCCCTTGGTGGTTCGTTCTCTAATACCGTAATATCCTTTTAGTTTGTTGAATTTGTTCGTTATTTATAATGGTTGttgggactttattttttattttttggtaaattggtgaaaataaaaaaaataaaaataaaaagcacaaACTAAAAATTTCTCTTGTAGTCTTGTTGGCATGTGATTCATAAGTATATTTTTCATATGCACGAATATATGTGTGGCctgattttaaacttttaaattaaacTACTATAAAGAGATTcagggaagaaaaaaaaaagaaataaattactaACCTAGTACtcaatttcagattttttttctttatattataattttttctttcaaaatttacatttcgtaacaatttcttttgtttttccaaatcttagaaaatactaaaaataatataaattaactaAGTAAATGCCATTCTTTtgtaaaagaaaatgataaaaaaataaaaaataaatcaagtcAGCACCAAaaggtaattaaataaacaactgTCAAATGTGAAATATGAATTTGTACCTTTTTTGTTTCAtcattatttttttggataaattatcaaaattatccctattttttcaaaatattaacaaaaatacatcTTATTTTTTATGacgttaaatatatattttcaaaaagtaATTTAacgattaaatttttatataaatttttgcaAGTTTGGTATAAAAATGAGATACTaaatgattttctttttttttttttttgcaagttttAGTCAATAGCCAAAAATACTTTAAAAGAATGAAAAgattataaaaattgaattttaatttgacctgatttttttgtactttttaaatggttatttaaatatttttaaaaaattttgaaatatatatataaatgccttactaattacaaaatttaaagttatttttttgaGCATCTTAAAAAATTAGACACGGTTTTgatagtcttttttttttctctgaatAAGTGTTAAGTGTATCTGAACTTACCTTAGAGGTTTATCTGAATATGTATACGTAACGGTCGTCTATTCACGTGTCAACTAACTCCATACCTACCAGTGATTGTCATCTTCATTAATGTCACGCCGTAATGGACGTGGCTCCATTTGCACCTTATTGTacaattaactaattaagtaggTAACAGCTAACACCAATAACGTCCATTCCAACTTGctaccctttttcttttttttgcaacTTGCTACTTATTTAAGCTGAAAATGATAAATTGATAACCTAAATTAAACTTTTTACTTTGTTTCTTTATCAGAAGTTCAACAAGCGTAAAAGAACTCGTCCGGCCGGTGGCTATCAATGCTCTAACCTTCCGTGCAATTCGGTTAGTCATCATTACCACCTTATTCATCTGCTTCAATTTCTATACATATGgtagctttttctttctatacCACCTTTAAAGACTGTTTTTTATTCttaagatttaaaatattttatttctgtcCAAACGTTCGAAACTGAAATGTATTTtaccttttatttaaaaaaatagagtgGGATTTCATACTTCTAATTTCTAGAGTTCTAATTGCTTAGTCACAAGGATTCTCATGCTGCTAGTCAGATAGGGACTTTCCCTGTGTTCTGTTTTTCTTGTTTCTGCTGTTTCTTTGTtttttcagtcaccaaaaaaaaaaaagttctatTTGCTAAGCCTCTGTTTTATTATGAATGTAAGTTgcggtttttaatttttattatatattcagCAATCTCTTGATTATATCTTACATTCTTACTACACCCATTCTGTTCCAGGCTCattgtagaaaataaaaaagatttacaAAATTAAGAAACTAAAACCAAGAATACCATTCAATTTGGAAGACTTGGAATCATATTGGGAATTTATGATATTGGGTTATAGACAATGTAAAGTTCTGTTAGACTGTATTTGGttggaaacaaaataaaataagacaccgaaaataaaaaacagaaatataaaaattatataattatattttatttgataataaactatatatataaaaagtcaATAAGATATAGTTCAAATGACAATCTCTCTATACTCCACTAAGAGGTCGCATATTTGAGTCTCCCTGTCTtcgattaaaaaaaaactatatataaaaaaaattataaaaatttaatttactctCATTTTCTTTTACACACAAAAttcaataagaaaaatataattaaaaaaaattgataagaataataaaaggaaaaaagttATATTTCTTATTAGAGTTTATGTGTCTTTTCAGTTTAGAATGatacaaaatacattaatttattgTTTCAAAACAGATATGTTCATGTCTTTTCTGTCAAATATGATTTTGTGTTTCGGTGATCCTATATTCCGTAAACAAATGCAGCTTgattgctgtttttttttttttttttacttttttagacCATTGTTGAACCTTGACATATCATGTAGCAGGTAGTAGTACTTCATAATCATGGATTCAAGCAATCAAACTCAGAAGATTGTTATAAAAGAAACAGAAGTGACTGATTCCAAAGACATAATCAGCACATTACATGAAAGCACACTTGGTCAAATCCTCTCTTTCCTTCCAACCATAGAAGCAATTCAAACTTGTGTGTTATCTCAAAGGTGGATTCATGTTTggaaatccatcacctctctatgTTTCAGTGACAGTTTGCCTTGTTATGGAAAGATTCTGAAGAAAGAACagtttgtgaattttgtgaacAAAGTACTTCTTCACCATCTAGCAAATTCAAGCATCACTAACTTCTCTCTTTGTTTAACAAGATATAGCTATGATTCAAAACAAGTTAGTGAATGGATCTCCACTGTCTTAGATAGAAGAATCCAGAAGCTTCATATTCAGTATGCTGGCAAAGTTCAATTTTCGTCACATTCCTTCTTTAAATGTGACACTCTAGTACAATTAGACCTTAAAGTTAGATGCACTCTAAATGTTCCAATCTATGCTTGTTTTCCGAATCTTCGAAACCTTAACATCTCCGGGGTCAGATTAGAGAGCGATTCATCCATTTTCTCAGAAGATATAGTACTTAATTTCCCAGTTCTGAAAGTGTTTGAAGCTAGAGCATGTGAGTGGTTAACTATGCAGGGTATTAGTATTCAAGCACCTCTGCTTGAAAAGTTTTCCTTGGCACTTTGTTATTCTTCTATTTCTAATGAATCATGTAAATCCTCCATCAAGATCTTTGCTCCTTGTCTAAAAGAGTTCTCTTATGAGGGTGATCTTGAACTAGATATCATTCTATTGGATTCATCCTCGGTTTGTGATGCTTCTGTCGTGATTGTTGTTGATGAAGACAAAAAAGACATGATGGAAAGTTTAGGGTTTCAAGCACATAAGCTTCTCAGTCAAATTCATCAAGTGGAACTACTGAAGTTATTATTTTATAAGGTATACTTGGTTTTAAAGATATATAAATATCAATCATGCCTGCATGTATActaaaaatcagttactaaattaG contains:
- the LOC112703500 gene encoding F-box/FBD/LRR-repeat protein At3g14710 produces the protein MDSSNQTQKIVIKETEVTDSKDIISTLHESTLGQILSFLPTIEAIQTCVLSQRWIHVWKSITSLCFSDSLPCYGKILKKEQFVNFVNKVLLHHLANSSITNFSLCLTRYSYDSKQVSEWISTVLDRRIQKLHIQYAGKVQFSSHSFFKCDTLVQLDLKVRCTLNVPIYACFPNLRNLNISGVRLESDSSIFSEDIVLNFPVLKVFEARACEWLTMQGISIQAPLLEKFSLALCYSSISNESCKSSIKIFAPCLKEFSYEGDLELDIILLDSSSVCDASVVIVVDEDKKDMMESLGFQAHKLLSQIHQVELLKLLFYKVLMHSNDIFTHLPTFGRLTYLQLNEVTDEALSKLLHNSPILNTLVLLNGVSHDSNKDAMSYASSVPQCFLSSLRVFQFNGFNVHEHEISLVKFVMGNAAVLERMIISAAFWLRYSDIDMEKVKDNIFSFPKCCSRAVIEFSDVNGSSTCSGPL